In Astyanax mexicanus isolate ESR-SI-001 chromosome 5, AstMex3_surface, whole genome shotgun sequence, a single window of DNA contains:
- the mych gene encoding myelocytomatosis oncogene homolog — MLPSCSPPHDWLSESEPLLFDDEFCQSLIKDLQNHALPTPPHSPPLKPGPGRPLSSVEQLELVSELLLEDSDFLQLSWSSDFSAESGGSGSGSSPGASSDPSPIDPVSAACLWPGPGEKSAEEKLGAVLSSSPLLSDIDAHIFAEIAGSTLDCHSAALACQLLESEDLLLDSPELSEESSDYGSLSAGGESSSSDSEEEIDVVTVRRCKTLTRSQYQQQQEDSRREQQRALKRCHLEIQQQHNYAAPCPASPPRPATCLKRSRASGDSHKLSGRSRNLTTRHSADTEDEEERRRTHNVMERQRRNELKNCFLRLRDNVPEVSNNDKASKVVILKRAKESIWNLETEEQRLSHKKDKLRQRQEQLRVRLEQLRRL; from the exons ATGTTACCGAGCTGTTCTCCGCCGCACGACTGGCTGAGCGAGTCGGAGCCGCTGCTGTTTGATGATGAATTCTGTCAGAGTCTCATCAAGGACCTGCAGAACCACGCGCTGCCCACCCCGCCGCACTCCCCGCCGCTGAAGCCGGGCCCGGGCCGGCCGCTCTCCAGCGTGGAGCAGCTGGAGCTGGTGTCGGAGCTCCTGCTGGAGGACAGCGACTTTCTGCAGCTCAGCTGGAGCAGCGACTTCAGCGCGGAGTCCGGCGGATCGGGGTCCGGGTCCAGCCCGGGGGCGAGCTCCGATCCGAGCCCCATAGACCCGGTGTCGGCGGCGTGCCTGTGGCCGGGTCCCGGGGAGAAGTCCGCGGAGGAGAAGCTGGGCGCGGTGCTGTCCTCCAGCCCGCTGCTCTCGGATATAGACGCGCACATCTTCGCGGAGATCGCCGGATCCACGCTGGACTGCCACAGCGCGGCGCTCGCCTGCCAGCTGCTGGAGAGCGAGGATCTGCTGCTGGACAGCCCGGAGCTCAGCGAGGAGTCCTCGGACTACGGCTCTCTGTCCGCCGGGGGCGAGTCCTCCTCCAGCGATTCCG agGAGGAGATAGACGTGGTGACGGTGCGCCGCTGTAAAACCCTCACACGCTCTCAgtatcagcagcagcaggaggacagCCGGCGGGAGCAGCAGAGAGCTCTGAAACGCTGCCACCTCGAGATCCAGCAGCAGCACAACTACGCCGCCCCCTGCCCCGCCTCCCCGCCCCGTCCCGCCACGTGCCTGAAACGCTCCAGAGCCTCCGGAGACTCTCACAAGCTCTCCGGCCGCTCCCGCAACCTCACCACGCGCCACAGCGCCGACACAGAGGACGAGGAGGAGCGGCGGAGGACCCACAACGTGATGGAGCGACAGCGACGCAACGAGCTGAAGAACTGCTTCTTACGCCTCCGAGATAACGTCCCCGAAGTGTCCAACAACGACAAAGCTTCCAAGGTGGTGATCCTCAAACGCGCCAAGGAGAGCATCTGGAACTTGGAGACAGAGGAGCAGAGACTCAGTCACAAGAAGGACAAACTGAGACAGAGGCAGGAGCAGCTCCGGGTCCGGCTGGAGCAGCTCAGGAGACTCTGA